In Mycolicibacterium lutetiense, the sequence TGCCGGCCATGCTGGCCGCCCAGTACGGGCTGGAACTGAAGTTGCTGCTCCGCAACGGCGAACAACTTCTACTCACCATGTTCATCCCGATCACGCTGCTGGTCGGGATGACGCTGCTGCCGTTGGGCTCGTTCGGCGACGATCGGGCGGGGACATTCACTCCGGCGATCATGGCCCTGGCCCTGATCTCCACGGCATTCACCGGCCAGGCCATCGCGGTGGCTTTCGACCGCCGCTACGGCGCCCTGAAACGCCTTGGTGCCACCGCACTTCCAGTGTGGGGAATCATCGCCGGCAAGTCGCTGGCGGTGGTGACCGTCGTGTTCTTACAGGCAGTCTTGTTGGGCGCCATAGGTTTTGCACTGGGCTGGCGGCCGTCGCCGCTAGGGCTGGCGCTGGGTGCGGTGATCATCGCGCTGGGTACCGGCACGTTCGCCGCGTTGGGGCTGCTACTCGGCGGCACCCTCAAGGCCGAGATCGTGCTGGCGCTGGCCAACCTGCTGTGGTTCGTGTTCGCGGGCCTGGGAGCGCTGACCCTGGAAGGCGGCCCGGTGCCGTCGGCCTTGCGCTGGGTAGCCCGGTTGACCCCGTCCGGAGCCCTCACTGAATCCCTGACCCAGGCGATGACGCTGTCGATGGACTGGTTCGGCGTGGCCGTGCTGGCGGTGTGGGGTGTCATCGCCGCGATCTGCGCCCTGCGCTGGTTCCGGTTCACCTGATCCACACCGGCCCTACTACGGGCTGTAGTTCCTGATCAACTACGATCAGGCCGTGCCCGGCGGAACTGCTTTCCAGCGACTGGTCGACCTGCTGCCCATGCCGAGCCTGCGGCTCCAGCGCCAGATCGCGTTCCTGGTCATCCTCACCCAGGGCGGTATCTCGGTCACCGGAGCGATCGTCCGGGTCACCGCATCCGGCCTGGGCTGCCCCACCTGGCCCCAGTGCTTCCCCGGCAGCTTCACCCCGGTTCCCCACGCCGAGGTCGCCGTCGTGCACCAGGTGGTCGAGTTCGGCAACCGGATGATCACCTTCCTGGTGGTGTTGACCGCCATCGCGGCGGTCCTGGCCGTGACCCGGGCCCGCCGACGCCGCGAGGTGTTGATCTACGCCTGGCTGATGCCGGCCTCCACCGTGGTCCAGGCCATCATCGGCGGCATCACGGTGCGGACCGGCCTGCTGTGGTGGACCGTCGCCGTCCATCTGCTCGCGTCCATGGTGATGGTGTGGCTCGCGGTGCTGCTGTTCGTCAAGATCGGCCAGCCCGATAACGGCACACCGACCACCGTCGTGCCGAAACCGTTGCGGCAGTTGACAGCCCTGAGCGCAGGAATCCTGGCCGCAGTCCTGGTGACG encodes:
- a CDS encoding ABC transporter permease; its protein translation is MTSAPNRFAPGTFSPDPRPAKVPAMLAAQYGLELKLLLRNGEQLLLTMFIPITLLVGMTLLPLGSFGDDRAGTFTPAIMALALISTAFTGQAIAVAFDRRYGALKRLGATALPVWGIIAGKSLAVVTVVFLQAVLLGAIGFALGWRPSPLGLALGAVIIALGTGTFAALGLLLGGTLKAEIVLALANLLWFVFAGLGALTLEGGPVPSALRWVARLTPSGALTESLTQAMTLSMDWFGVAVLAVWGVIAAICALRWFRFT
- a CDS encoding COX15/CtaA family protein — translated: MPSLRLQRQIAFLVILTQGGISVTGAIVRVTASGLGCPTWPQCFPGSFTPVPHAEVAVVHQVVEFGNRMITFLVVLTAIAAVLAVTRARRRREVLIYAWLMPASTVVQAIIGGITVRTGLLWWTVAVHLLASMVMVWLAVLLFVKIGQPDNGTPTTVVPKPLRQLTALSAGILAAVLVTGTLVTGAGPHAGDKSLDRVVPRLEVEITTLVHMHSSLLVAYLALIVALGFGLTAVRAPRPVMVRLGALVALVCAQGLIGIVQFYTGIPAVLVAVHVAGAAVCTAATAALWASMRDRVEPSG